CTGTGGTGATGTTCTCTTTGGATTTGGGTGGagggaggggcagagctgtACAGCTTTCATTCAGAAGAATACTAAGGGTTTCACCATCCTGgctaaagaaacaaaaaaacaaaaaacaaatcacTCAGATCATACTGTTTTCAGATAACATGCACAGCAGATTACAGGGCCAGTTCAATCTGCTCTTAAAGTACTTACATCTTTGTTGTTAGACACACAGCAAATATGTAAGTGTGATGCTAGTGGCAAAAGGTTATTTCATTCAGTCTTCTCATCTGGTGATGTCTAATTCTGATTAccggcacacaggcttagcccactgagccacacgctgccctaTTTGTGAGCGAAATTGCTGTGGCCCACCAGGCAGGGGCAGTACTGACCAAGTGAGAATGATGGGGTCCTGCACCCCGCATATCTGAGAAGCGTTCAGATCCGTGGAGACCCAGGTGAAGCTGGAGTCCAGCAGGTCGGCGGCAGATTCTGACGGCCAGCCGCAGATCGCTGGGGATGACAGGGCAGGTTGGGTGTACTGGCAGTACAGGCATTCCCAGAATCCCGAAGCGGTTTGTGCATCGCGGGCCACACCTGTGCGTGTGACGAGGCCATCGAAAGCGATGGCACTGTCATTCTGGAGCAGACTGGAAAGGACCGCACTGACAGAGCAGGCGTCCGGAGGCCCGGCCAGCTTCAGCATCACCATGCAGCTGTACAGCCTGGGGACCAGGTGGACCAATCAGATGGGGGCAGAACCACGTGGACCTATCAGACAGCAGCAGGACCCTGTCTGTGGCCAAGGAGTGAAAGGGCATACCTTACGTCCATGCCATGGCACTCAAGATGGGTTCCCtgtagacacacagacacaacacGCTGCAGGAGGACGTCTCACGTGGACAGGCACCGTCTCATAACGGGAGACACGGGACTATGACTGGGGCACGGGCCACACGCATGTAAATCACACATACCTGGTACAGCTGTGATACTCGCGACATCAGCACACAGAGATTCCTGTGAGAAACAGACCGTCAGGTACATGTTTGTCACGcccgcgtgtgtgtgtatgtgcgtgggggggcgggggctgcaCTCACTCTTGGCTGTCATCAGAGGTATTGCAGGGTGGGGGTGAGCTCAGCTCAGAGATCTGCGGGAGAACAAGCCACCCATGACATTGCTGGTGGTATCGGCACATGTACAAACATGctggtgactgaccacaggtcACTGCCGGAGCCAGGACATATCCGGCATACAGGCCCAAGATTtttgtggggggcgggggagggacCAAAAACCATTTCAATATTTTTACGTAGGATAGCAATACATGAGATATAAACAAAAGGTGAATGTTTATGAAAGATTGCTCATACCCTCATTTTAAGGTAATACtcttcaacaaaataaaacaaacattgcAAATTCTGATATTTTTAACTTGTGAGCCATTTCTCAATGTTTTAAAGCTAAATGAACCAAGTAAcgattcccatatatcagctGTCCCAAGACTGAATGCTCtgattttagctgtgaattctgTGCAACGTCACAACCGAAGCTTTCGCGTTGGGGGGAATCCAGGAAGGAATAATGTTACCCTAATTTTAACGCACAATAAAAGTATAGTGAGATAATGTGCATTGTGTCATtctataaaattaaatatataataatatatagcGAGGGTAAACGTTGTTGACGGGGGTGGTGAAGCGCTGTATGTAGATTGTAGTTTTGGGATGAACACAGTAAAATTAATGATGGTGTCCTTAGTGGGTGGCGTTGGGGGGCACAATGgctcatttgggggggggggcatgagggttaagggccttgctcaataCCAAACACATACGAAGAGGCACAAAGTGAACTCACCGTGTTCTGCAGGTCCGCCATGCTCAGGGTCGGGCTGGTGATGTTAAGCACCACGGTGTAGTACACAGCTGAGGGTGACAGCACAGGGGACACAGACGTCAGTGCTGCTGGGGGGGCGAGgtcaccccccctgccccatggAGGACTGCGGTCCTTACCTGTGTCACCGCAAAACGCAGAGCAATCGCAGGCATGCTGCATCCCTCCAGAAGCTAGATAAGATCAAGGCACTTGTTTACTGAATGTGCTACTCAACTGTGACAGGCTGCTTGCTTTTTAATGGACTGTGCTGATTTTAGTCTTTATGGAATTTGATATTTAAGGATAATTTCACATAGCCGTACTTGTTTTTAGTATCGTTGATGCTTGTTGTCAGTAGTGCAATACACTGTCTCTGATAGCTCGTGGTGCTTGATTATAGCTACTACTTGACTGCAGTATCTGTGCATCTTCAGCACCTGATCATCAGTGATGATTGTTGACTGTTTGTGTTACTTTCTTGCTgcctgagtgtatttcatgcttgtttttttccctggcATTAATCTGCACATACTGGTGTTAGTGGCGTCGGAGCATGAGCGTGAGAGAACTTCGGGTTTGGAGCAGACTCACGGCTGCAGAGCTGGCTGTCAGGGTCCTGGGGTTCGACGGGGCCGCTCAACAACTCCACAGCTTCGCTGAAGGACAACATCAGGGGGTCACATGCGTGTGCTGAAGGCAGGAAACCTGGGgagatccccctccccccatgctAAACCGGGCCTTACCATGTGACGTTGTCGAGCCCTTCAGCTGAGCAGACCTCAGAGAGGGGGGCAGGTGAAATGCACTTCACTAATCTGCCATTGGGGGTCAGCATGTCCCCAATAAGACAAAGGCCTTTACCTAAAGACACCAAGACGTTGGTGAGCTCTGGAATCTCCATTGCTGCAGACAGTATCATGATCCTGGTAGGACCTCATCACCTCATCACTGTTTGTGTTACACTGTGTCACTCTCTGTATTATGCTGTGTCATTGTCTGTGTTATACTGTGTTGTCGAGCTCAGTATAAAGGCCATTGtgttatggtgcgttcgtttttctcttgGAACTCGgtaattccgagttgagtgacatcacgtccgacaatctcccgttcgagctatccacatctcggaacaaacatggctgcctccatgaacacgttgctgtgtgttgttgctttatactttagcagatttggagttttccaaatggagaaaatggagaaatggagatttttccgagagacaaacaagaaacacgaactagtcaaaccacattaaaagctttataaaatattttaatacattcatagcgatattcttttttcgaacggtaaacaaactacaaacaaaccaagtcgccatgttgaaattacgtcacaggggcaactcggacaacaaaatcttgtccgacttcaacgtcataaaaggggcgtgtttccaaCGGGAAGTGACGattttcgtgacgtttcgtgacgttttcatccgagttccgacttggagagaaataatcgaacgcaccattaccCTGTGTTCAGCTGGAGCTCTGTGTTACCTTGTATTACCTGATGAAGGTGGTGGACACTCCCACCGTAGCTGAAACTCACCCACTCTTTCGACCTCTCCGAGAAGGGAAGCACGAATGGTGCCATTGCCCCCATCCTCCTGCAGCACCTGGCTCAGCAGACAGGTATCCACAGGCTGGCTTAGCTGCAGCAGCACACTACAGAGGCCtgtcctggggggaggggtgtacaGGGGGCGCTAGAGCGAGAGAACCTTGGACACACTGCTCATATGGGAGAGTCAGAGACAGGCACCCACATCCCATCAATCACACAGAGTGTCAGGGAGCAACGTGTGAGGCATACCAGTCAGACAAAGTATCACAGGGAGGTGAATGGAGCATACCATTCAGGCATGACATTAGGAGGAGACAGGGGGGGTGTGCCACTCAAACAGGACGTCAGGGGGAAAAGGGTGGGTATACCACTCAGACAGAAAGCCAGAACCAGGCAGCTAGAACATGCATAAACTGGATTCAGGGTGAGAGACTGACCTTGTCTGATTCTTCCCATCACAGGTCACATTAATGCCCTGAAAGACGGGCAGGTTCAGGAGCTGGCAGCAAAGTATGTGTGAGGATGCTGAATGTGAAATCTGGCGGGTGCTTACCTGCAACTGATTGATTGTTCCATTCCTGCAGGCCGACTTCCTGCAGGGTCGGAGATACACATGTATGTGTCACACCGCTCAGCATGTGataagacacacagaaacactgcCTTCTGACACACTCAGTCTGTTCCTGTTTGTGTAGTGCTGCCTTTAATGGGCAGGGTCCTACCTCTGGCTTAACGGTCCGTAGCTGGCCGTGATACTGCCTGTCCAGATTTCTGATGGGCTGCTTATTGTGGAGAACAGACCGTCAGTGTATTTATGTGCTGAGTCAGTGGCCTCGGGTTCGTCGTGACTGGGGCTCACACAGGGGACACTGGCAAACAGCTCGGACAGCTGTGTGGAGGGGGCACCAGAGAGTCATGCACACTAAactaaacacatacacacacaaacacatacatacaggcacatacacggtcacagacgcacacagatatacacagacactcacaaaGTCACAAAAGGAGCCCAGAAAATTCGTACCCAGCTTCTGATCTCTGATTCATTGATTTTGCCATTAGAGGTATTCACAGAGACAGGCATCCAGTAATATGCCCCTGTAGGACAGACACACTTATTAGGTATGTGAAAAACAACATGACCCACCCTGCTGTTCACTAAtataaaaagcacatatttCATATTCATTTCTGATAAAGCAGTGATTTAATGGACATACACTTTAATAAAACtttcatttgatttgtttaattgataGAATGTACACTGTATAATTTACTTATTCAGTACTGTAAGTCAAGTGCTTCATGTAATATTGACAGCGAAGCTGTGGCTGACTTTTTCTGGGACGCTCTCAGCATACTCACTGTCATCAGCGCAGAACTGGGAGAAGTTACACTGGACGGGCTGAAGCACtgaaacacagacaggcagcGCCTGAGTCCGCTTATAGTGACAGGGGACCACAAGGAGACACACGTCAGAGTTATCTGTGCATACCCATCTTAAAGGCCCCAGAGATGAActtgtagttttattttttagctttttaatttatttaggcatcctttcacatttttaaagcGATTATAAGCTGACAGTGGGCGAACAATTAATCCTGGTGTCAGCTAAAGGGGTCAGAACTTTCCAGAGCATTATGCTTTGCTGGGGCTCTCGTGTATCCATACCTGAGCTGTAGGATGCATTGATGTTCAGGTCCAGCTGATTCTTATATGCGTCCTGTGGCTCTAGCACCTTGTTGCTAGCACCTGAGGAAGGCAAAGAGGATGACAATCATGTCATTTTTCTCTCTTGCTTTGCACAGGTAGTCAAGCTAGAGAACAGTGCATGAGGAGCAGGAAGCTTTACCTGGCCCTGACTTACTGCTGTTTGCAGGCCCAGTGGGGGGCATGAGAATGATGGGGGCAGAGTTTGTGGTTGTGGCTGCAGCTGTACTGTGATTGGATAATGGCACAGGGGTGGGCGTGACAGTTGGATCTGGACTCTTAGATGCGCCGATGGGTAAAGGTTCTGGAATTTTCAGTAAACAGGAGACAAGCTATGACTGAAGAAGCTGATTGGTCACGTTGACGTCCAGCACCTTAGGAAGCATGTTAGCCAACCCCTTAAAACCGCACACACATCAGTGCAGGGGCTGATCAAGCCCATCAAGCTAAAGCAAAATGCAGCAGCTGAGCAAAAAGCAAGGGAAGGTCCTGGAGAAAGAAGGCCCAACAGAGAGCGAGGAGCCCAGGAAAGTCGGCACTGAGGCAAAGTCTGGGAGGATGTTCCAGAACATTTTGGGTTTTCATTTTAGTCACTCATTCAAAGCGAACTGGAGCACAAACTTTGATGGCACAGATGTATTATTTCCAGAATGTCTCCCAGGGGAGGTGAAGCCAACCACTTGCTCAACCAGAGCTGCGATTATTCTCACTGCGTTTTAATTTGCTTCTTTACCTCCTTATGTCAGTCAGAAGTTGTATTATTCCCATTGGATATGAGACACTAAACAAATCAGCCCTGCTCCCCCAGTACCCTAAGAGTCCCAAAATGTGCAGCACTTACCTTCTCGCTTTGCTCGTTTCAGACCTGAAAAATGAAACACGGCACGTAAAGAGCAGCCAGGTCAGATCTGGGACTCTCACATACGCACATCACTGTGCTTCCCGGTAACACGCTCTGCCTCGGGATATTATTGTTGGGTCTCTGACCATGAAGTCATGTAATTAGTCAATTAATTGACTTACGCATACCGTCTACCTGTAAAGTGTTCTAAATAGTTCCAAATATTAACATGGCTATTTTTAGTATCAGGCATGCAATATTTTCTTTGTTACGATGGAAGTTATGAGTCATTCTTGTTGAAAGGGGATAACTGGCATTTCCTGCTTGGGGAAAGTCATGTGCGTATATCAGCGTAAGCTGCTGACTAACGCCTACTCTCGTTCAGCTATTCACACAATAGCTGCTATTTTTCAGTGAAGGGCCAGTCCAATCTCACTTCACCCAGCAGGCATCCCTGGCACGGAAGCCTGCTCACCATGGTAACGGAGCCCAGCCACTCACCACAGGGCAGCTTGTTGTCCCAGACCTTTGCCGTGCCTGCTACAGCCCACTTGCGTGAGTCCCAGCTCACCACTCCACCATCCTTGCAGTCACTGTGCTCCGCCATGTCCTCCCACATGCGAAAGAGGTACAGCTCCAACTGGCCCGCCCCCCCCTGAGAGTCACGGTGCCCCTTGCATCCCAGCAGCAGCTCCCCACTGGGGGGAATGGCCCGAGAAGTGACGGCGCGCTTTTCGGCCCAATCATCCACCTCCAGGAGTAAGGTGTGACCATCGCGCCGGAGGCAGACGTGGTGCCAGAGGTGGGATTTCAGGGACACCGGGAAGCGGTGCTTCACTCCCAGCAGCCACACCTCCAGGCCACGTCCATCGCCCCGCAGCGCTAGGTCATAGAGCGGGCTGTCTGGGGAGCTATAGGTAAAGGCTGTCCATGGGCCAGGGGAGAGAACTCGCACCTCCATGCACACGGTCACCTGGACGAGCGCCGGCACCTGCTCCAGCGAGGTCCAGTAGTCACCACAACCCTGCAAGAACTCAGCCTTGGACTCAACCATGAAGTAGCAGTTCACTGTAGGGAAGTCATACAACATGAGCCAGTTTAGTGTGAAGTGAATGAGGTGACTGGGAGCTCTAGGACATGGTAACTTGATTGGTTAGGCATTATCGACATTATTTAAGGGCCTGTGGGTAAATCACGTTATTATCCAGTCTGCTTTGTCTATCCTTGCTACTCCTCTGCTTTAGCCATTGCCATGGCAACTCAAAACAAATCCAGGGTCTTAGCCCTCTGGCCACTCCATTGATGTGTGCAGAGCCTCCACATAATCTCACAGGCCTCTTCTGTGTCTTTCAAATATATTGTGTGACCTCTGAAgaatgtttccttacatcatgTAACCTAGGCTATGGCTTGACATCATCAAGTCAAAACATTCACCTTGAACAGACAATCACACTTTAAGCAGCTTTTACATGGTTGAGCTTCTATACATTATAATGCCCTGCATTGAATTCAGGAATTCCTGCAATGTCTGCCATTACTGAACGTAATGACTGTATTTTAGCCACAGCTTGTAAAAATCCTGAAGAAGCTGCATCAGGGGTGGTACTGTGGCATCTCATACCTGGAATGTAATGCTGCCCCTGGCTCTGTGGGTCCAGAATTGCTACATTCTCTTCACAACTGTGCTAGTGTCCTCTTGGTAGTGTAAGACCCTAGGGTCAAAATCAAGTACCCCAGAGACATAGCGACACCCTACTGTCAAAGTTAAGTGCCCTAAAGACACCATGACAACCTAGGGTCAAAAGCAAGTATCCTAGAGACTACTACCCCCAATCACTTCTTTCCCAGTTGTGTAAGTGAACTATGTTTCTCCCTGTGTGAGCATAATGATCCTTGTCAAGATGCTAGACTGATTTCTGTACCTGTTCGGAGGTGAAAAAGGAGAAGCCAGATACAGAGCAGGCCGAGAAGAGTGAGGCTTCCAGGGGTCTGGAGGCAGTCTGTGGTCCTGCACAGCATCCTTCTGGAAGACAGGAACAGAgtaaatgtgtctgtgtttggCAGTCAGGAATATAtcgagtgtgtctgtgtttggaaGAGAGGAAAAGACTGAGTGTCTATGTTTGGAAGACAGGAACAGAttaaatgtgtctgtgtttggCAGTCAGGAATAGAtcgagtgtgtctgtgtttggaaGAGAGGAAAAGACTGAGTGTCTATGTTTGGAAGACAGGAACAGAttaaatgtgtctgtgtttggCAGTCAGGAATAGAtcgagtgtgtctgtgtttggaaGAGAGGAAAAGACTGATTGTCTATGTTTGGAAGACAGGAACAGAtagggtgtgtctgtgtttggaaAACTGACTGAGTGCCTGTGTTTGGAAGTCAGAAACAGACTGAGTGTGTCTGTTTGGAAGACAGGAACAGACtgaatgtgtctgtgtttggaAAACAGGAACAGATGGAGTGTCTGTTGGGAAGAGGCTTTCCCATTATATCTCAGCCTAGCTTTAGTTTTGTAAATTTGACACACACAGCTGCTTACAAAGCGCCCTTCTCCATTCAGTTTTCCCTTTAACTCTCACTTACACAGAAACTGTCAGATTTTCCACCATTTTCTGCCTGGCAGCCCAGGTGTGATGGGAGATTTTACAGGTTAGCCAGTTAAAGCCTGTCACCCATCTGTAGGTTTTCCAGCTTAAGTATCGTTCAAATGAAATAACCTTCAGAAGCCAGTACCAAAGCTGTCTGTGCTCAGCATGGTGATGGTGCTATGGGCCAGTGGGAGATCAATCAGACATTCAGTGAGACGCTACCTGGTGTCCCATCAAAGAGCACAACCATCAGCCTATTCTAGTGCCCTTGATGAAAGCGGACCTTGCTGATTTTAAGCTGAATGCCCAGCCCAAGATTTCAATGTGTGACTTTGTGTTTTTATGGTCTCCGTGTAAAACCTGTACTGGTACATACCACACTGAGTATGTACCTATAGGTACCTATTACCACACAGCATTAGTTGGCAGATCCTGCCCCAGCAAGGCCCCCAAAATGCTATATTCCAGTACCAAAGACACACATGTGAATATAACACCCATAGTGTATATATGTAAACCTGTTGGGCTGAGCTGGGGAATGGAGAACTTAAATGACACATCTATTTGCAAGAAGTGTCTCGTTCATTTTAGATGACTATCACCTGTCTGTCACTCGGCATTAGTCAACATTACAAAAGCCTGTTTGTTTCAgcaatttagaaaaaaatcaataaaacaatggctagtaaatgttttttaaatgatcactGAGAGGTTTATTAAAATGATGTGCTGCGGATGCTCTTACCTTTGTGCGCCAGTACATCCTAGCGGAGGAGAAATCGCTGAGGCTCTTCCAGCCCTGCATGACACGGGTGCCCCATTTGTTTTGCGACTCACCAGGGCAATCAGAAGAAGCCAATTATTTGTGTCCGACAGCCGAAAAACAGTGTGTCCGATAGCTGTTCAGATCCCGACAAAAGTGAACAGGGCACACAAGCACTATGTGCGGAAATTGAGTTTAAAGTTACAAAGAGTAGCAATGTGCTCCAGGCAAAGGGAGCCTCAATGCCAGACACTCCCACCATTACAGTCTGTTCAGGAAGGCAGGGCGATTACACAGCACGTCAATCACATCAGTCATAGTATGCTGCTCCCAGAGGACCATTTCACAATCAGCAACGTGTCGACGGTACTTTATAAAGAAAATACAGTTTCCCAGCCAAATTCAATGGTTGTTTATTTACAGCGTGTATTTACTATTAAAATCCAGTGTTATCGACATTTAAAATAACCGTTAATCACGTTTTTATGCTCCTGTCGTCGTGGCTCACGTTTCAGGTATAACAGCGGGATGCTGTTTCTTAACAGAGACTGGAAACAACTTCCTTCTGGTGTTCACACCCTTCCTCCCATCCAGGACTGACTAACGTCATACTGTCGCAATCCAGTAAAACCTGGTATGTGAAGAGACTAGGTGACGCAAACAGGTGCAGAGTGTAGCATAGGTCCTGACCCAACTGATGAAGCTAAAATGAAACGTGTGGCGGTGTGGAGAGAGTGTGAGACCGTCATATATCTCACTGTGAGATTCTTTACTGGGAGTTGAAACAAGCAACAAGCATTAAAAAAGATAATAatgtggatggggggggtggctgaTAATCCTCCCAATATTGgaacccccctgcccccctaccCAACAATACATTAAATTCTGCTCAAGGACACAAAGGACCCGGAggtgttgccatggtgatgccTGGTTCTCTAGGCCACATGACAGCTAGGGCCAGGATGTGTGCCTCGGTGCTTCCTAGAGACTGGTTGCCATGCCAACCTCAGGCCTAAGCTGCATGTGACTGTCTGGGTTTGGATGTGGCACTACATGACAGCCAGAATCCACACAGCGCAGTGCCTCAGCATAACCCaagtccctaaccttaaccccagGGCTCTGCACTGCCGCCAGTGCTGCATCTTACATTCCACTGGCATCATATGACTCATAATACCTGTTTTTCGAGTCTCAATACCATATTTTTACGTGTTTGATATTAACGTATGTGTAACActcataaacaaacaaataacttTGAAATGTTTTGTCATAAGCCCTTTGCATGTGTATCTGCATGTTAGCAGCTACGTCAATATGCGCTTACGTGCATCACATACTTCTCACTGTTTCTGTTTGCTCAGGTATGTGGGACTTTTGAACATAACACTGCACTGTTAAGGGACCACGTGTTAAGGGGCGACCTGCTAGGTAGGTGTCCACTGAGGATTGGGACCCTCAGGTAGTTTTGGAGGCTGGGAGGTAACAGAGGGGTCACTGGGGGGTCAGTGAGGGTGGGACCCTTTAATACAGCTGTTTTCCCTGTCCTCCACAGAAGCTGCCTGTACTGTACAAATAAAAGGTAAACACCCACAATCATACTAAGGGACATTTGTTTAGAGGTAATCActatgttttgttttgatttcaaATGGTTTGATTGCTTTTAGTACTGTTAGTCTGTATCAATAGAATTAAGACAGGAAGAGAAAtgctgctttttattttaaaatccatGGTTAGCTTCTGGACGGCGTCATTCAGAGGGACTCACTCTGAAAACAGTTGATGTGGCTCTGAGATGGGAGAATCGCGTCACAGGCATGGAAACGGCTGAGCGTCGCAGCTCGCAGCCTAACACTGGGCCCATTTTCCACACCAGCATttgcttttttcttcttttttctatAGTTGTGAAGAGATTTAGAATCTGTACAGTGCAGCGTTACCATGGTGATAACTAACAGGTCACAACACACTAAAGTAAGCAAAACCAAGCCTGGATGACTCTTCATTTTCTCCcctttgtctctctctgtccctatTTTGGTTT
The Paramormyrops kingsleyae isolate MSU_618 chromosome 4, PKINGS_0.4, whole genome shotgun sequence genome window above contains:
- the LOC111838075 gene encoding uncharacterized protein isoform X1, with product MLCRTTDCLQTPGSLTLLGLLCIWLLLFHLRTVNCYFMVESKAEFLQGCGDYWTSLEQVPALVQVTVCMEVRVLSPGPWTAFTYSSPDSPLYDLALRGDGRGLEVWLLGVKHRFPVSLKSHLWHHVCLRRDGHTLLLEVDDWAEKRAVTSRAIPPSGELLLGCKGHRDSQGGAGQLELYLFRMWEDMAEHSDCKDGGVVSWDSRKWAVAGTAKVWDNKLPCGLKRAKREEPLPIGASKSPDPTVTPTPVPLSNHSTAAATTTNSAPIILMPPTGPANSSKSGPGASNKVLEPQDAYKNQLDLNINASYSSVLQPVQCNFSQFCADDRAYYWMPVSVNTSNGKINESEIRSWLSELFASVPCVSPSHDEPEATDSAHKYTDGLFSTISSPSEIWTGSITASYGPLSQRKSACRNGTINQLQGINVTCDGKNQTRTGLCSVLLQLSQPVDTCLLSQVLQEDGGNGTIRASLLGEVERVGKGLCLIGDMLTPNGRLVKCISPAPLSEVCSAEGLDNVTCEAVELLSGPVEPQDPDSQLCSPSGGMQHACDCSAFCGDTAVYYTVVLNITSPTLSMADLQNTISELSSPPPCNTSDDSQENLCVLMSRVSQLYQGTHLECHGMDVRLYSCMVMLKLAGPPDACSVSAVLSSLLQNDSAIAFDGLVTRTAICGWPSESAADLLDSSFTWVSTDLNASQICGVQDPIILTCQDGETLSILLNESCTALPLPPPKSKENITTANSLTQGSTVESPSITAQNMTTPYPANSKHFKTTTAPPKSTIKRTTALHNTPLHPENKTVVYTTYPRNTNSTDPPGTRRTTVPKDLPTAVTMTTTSTVMTTGINIALLLNETQDPLTLNISMVEKVVSRLEEVLSSPDISLSLGHSAIAIISNLLGAPAAALASFSTRIIRIVDIVGLKLVLPDTTETISADSLALAVRKIDASNFQRTTFFVSDSGSLQINVINEPKAANTSASLGSITLPSSLTDGLTPADKPLASRIQFNYYLNGTLFQDRNLGSQKLNSGVLGTSVGNLSIKDLKDDVIFTLRNAQPPQSSSKVSCVFWDFNFNGGSGGWNTAGCSVQNETDERTVCSCNHLTSFAVLLDLSRGGISDRQQDIILTFITYIGCGVSAIFLCLTLLTYLGFEKLRRDIPSKILIQLSLALLLLNMVFLLDSWLALYRQAVGLCISTAFFLHYFLLASFTWMGLEAFHMYLALVKVFNSYVSRYMLKFSLIGWGVPLVVVIIVIAINKDNYGLIAYGKYADGSTDDFCWLKNDIAFYVAVVGYFCLVFLLNLVMFVVVLVQLHRVRQQNPHNVQQRNVLQELRSVAGLTVLLGLTWGFAFFAWGPVNLPFMYLFAIFNTLQGFFIFIFHCAVKENVRQQWRTYLCCGRLRLAENSDWSRTATQTTTLRHHSVITMPSIHSGNTFSTSLPASEAGSTRRSNGGSPLPLNYCA
- the LOC111838075 gene encoding uncharacterized protein isoform X2; translation: MLCRTTDCLQTPGSLTLLGLLCIWLLLFHLRTVNCYFMVESKAEFLQGCGDYWTSLEQVPALVQVTVCMEVRVLSPGPWTAFTYSSPDSPLYDLALRGDGRGLEVWLLGVKHRFPVSLKSHLWHHVCLRRDGHTLLLEVDDWAEKRAVTSRAIPPSGELLLGCKGHRDSQGGAGQLELYLFRMWEDMAEHSDCKDGGVVSWDSRKWAVAGTAKVWDNKLPCGLKRAKREEPLPIGASKSPDPTVTPTPVPLSNHSTAAATTTNSAPIILMPPTGPANSSASNKVLEPQDAYKNQLDLNINASYSSVLQPVQCNFSQFCADDRAYYWMPVSVNTSNGKINESEIRSWLSELFASVPCVSPSHDEPEATDSAHKYTDGLFSTISSPSEIWTGSITASYGPLSQRKSACRNGTINQLQGINVTCDGKNQTRTGLCSVLLQLSQPVDTCLLSQVLQEDGGNGTIRASLLGEVERVGKGLCLIGDMLTPNGRLVKCISPAPLSEVCSAEGLDNVTCEAVELLSGPVEPQDPDSQLCSPSGGMQHACDCSAFCGDTAVYYTVVLNITSPTLSMADLQNTISELSSPPPCNTSDDSQENLCVLMSRVSQLYQGTHLECHGMDVRLYSCMVMLKLAGPPDACSVSAVLSSLLQNDSAIAFDGLVTRTAICGWPSESAADLLDSSFTWVSTDLNASQICGVQDPIILTCQDGETLSILLNESCTALPLPPPKSKENITTANSLTQGSTVESPSITAQNMTTPYPANSKHFKTTTAPPKSTIKRTTALHNTPLHPENKTVVYTTYPRNTNSTDPPGTRRTTVPKDLPTAVTMTTTSTVMTTGINIALLLNETQDPLTLNISMVEKVVSRLEEVLSSPDISLSLGHSAIAIISNLLGAPAAALASFSTRIIRIVDIVGLKLVLPDTTETISADSLALAVRKIDASNFQRTTFFVSDSGSLQINVINEPKAANTSASLGSITLPSSLTDGLTPADKPLASRIQFNYYLNGTLFQDRNLGSQKLNSGVLGTSVGNLSIKDLKDDVIFTLRNAQPPQSSSKVSCVFWDFNFNGGSGGWNTAGCSVQNETDERTVCSCNHLTSFAVLLDLSRGGISDRQQDIILTFITYIGCGVSAIFLCLTLLTYLGFEKLRRDIPSKILIQLSLALLLLNMVFLLDSWLALYRQAVGLCISTAFFLHYFLLASFTWMGLEAFHMYLALVKVFNSYVSRYMLKFSLIGWGVPLVVVIIVIAINKDNYGLIAYGKYADGSTDDFCWLKNDIAFYVAVVGYFCLVFLLNLVMFVVVLVQLHRVRQQNPHNVQQRNVLQELRSVAGLTVLLGLTWGFAFFAWGPVNLPFMYLFAIFNTLQGFFIFIFHCAVKENVRQQWRTYLCCGRLRLAENSDWSRTATQTTTLRHHSVITMPSIHSGNTFSTSLPASEAGSTRRSNGGSPLPLNYCA